A genomic region of Streptosporangium lutulentum contains the following coding sequences:
- the orn gene encoding oligoribonuclease codes for MSDLLVWIDCEMTGLDLGRDALVEVACVVTDGELNQLDKGVDVVIKPPPESLEQMSEVVREMHTASGLLEVLGGGVTLPEAETMVIEYIKSHIKEPKKAPLCGNSISTDRSFISRDMPSVDAFLHYRMIDVSSVKELARRWYPRVYFASPEKQGGHRALADITESIRELRYYRAAVFVPQPGPDSATARELAESVSSRTP; via the coding sequence ATGAGTGATCTGCTGGTCTGGATCGACTGTGAGATGACCGGACTCGACCTTGGCCGTGATGCGCTCGTCGAGGTGGCCTGCGTGGTCACCGACGGCGAGCTGAACCAGCTTGACAAGGGTGTGGACGTGGTCATCAAGCCTCCGCCCGAGTCGCTTGAGCAGATGTCGGAGGTGGTGCGGGAGATGCACACCGCCTCCGGCCTGCTGGAGGTGCTGGGTGGCGGCGTCACGCTGCCCGAGGCCGAGACCATGGTGATCGAATACATCAAGAGCCACATCAAGGAGCCCAAGAAGGCTCCGTTGTGCGGCAATTCCATCTCCACCGACAGGTCGTTCATCTCCCGTGACATGCCCTCCGTGGACGCCTTCCTGCATTACCGGATGATCGATGTCTCCTCGGTGAAGGAACTCGCCCGGCGGTGGTACCCACGCGTCTACTTCGCCTCGCCCGAGAAACAGGGCGGGCATCGGGCGCTGGCCGACATCACCGAGAGCATCAGGGAACTGCGCTACTACCGCGCGGCGGTCTTCGTGCCCCAGCCGGGACCCGATTCCGCCACCGCCCGCGAGCTGGCGGAGAGCGTTTCCAGCCGCACTCCCTGA
- a CDS encoding helix-turn-helix domain-containing protein, producing MRVDDAPFDAEPRVVTGLSRRETEVMELIATGRSNGQIAQHLFLSEKTVKNHVNRIYAKLGVDSRVTAIGLWLERAACEEPTHLQTEGRLPG from the coding sequence ATGAGAGTCGACGATGCCCCGTTCGACGCCGAACCCAGAGTCGTGACGGGCTTGAGCAGGCGCGAGACCGAGGTCATGGAACTGATCGCGACAGGTCGCTCCAACGGGCAGATCGCCCAGCACCTGTTTCTCAGCGAGAAAACCGTGAAGAACCACGTGAACCGGATATACGCCAAGCTCGGCGTGGACTCCCGGGTCACCGCGATCGGCCTCTGGCTGGAGCGAGCCGCCTGCGAGGAGCCGACGCACCTCCAGACCGAAGGACGGCTTCCAGGCTGA
- a CDS encoding DUF2510 domain-containing protein, translated as MTTQTPPGWYPDPYGSPQLRWWDGSQWTDATHPTDAPTGQPAPQAPQTGPSPQPTGLHPSPAGPPVPGGPPPESRETTGPQWNRPAVPTQEGGMDRPHWGAPGGNTMQMPAPSFGYPSGPPPRKQSPLPWILGGGGAVALIVVIVVAAMFLINPGSETGASAPVPLPSAQEPSFEPTPETAPETTLPPSVPDPSDSAPPLPQPRDGRVQDPVTGLSYEFPDSPWQVPASVAPDPLGLRWNTAAVAVSHADYDGEGSNWLGNIFTGELPRGLPYSGVDSMRTIAATLLQTVEPVYYSPEHLRKITQDKAIKVSGKDAWVLMFDLDFSKEAEANGWKWKKERGAFVIVDRGTANPPALVYVSVPDNLDASVTDRVVKSLKLS; from the coding sequence ATGACCACGCAGACCCCACCCGGCTGGTACCCCGACCCCTACGGCTCGCCACAGTTGCGGTGGTGGGACGGAAGTCAGTGGACCGACGCCACGCACCCCACGGACGCCCCCACCGGGCAGCCCGCGCCCCAGGCGCCGCAGACCGGGCCCTCGCCCCAGCCGACAGGACTCCACCCCAGCCCCGCCGGGCCTCCCGTGCCCGGCGGACCTCCGCCCGAGTCCCGGGAGACCACGGGGCCGCAGTGGAACCGGCCGGCCGTGCCGACGCAGGAGGGGGGCATGGACCGGCCGCACTGGGGCGCGCCCGGCGGCAACACGATGCAGATGCCCGCCCCCTCGTTCGGGTACCCGTCGGGCCCGCCGCCGCGGAAGCAGAGCCCGCTGCCGTGGATCCTGGGCGGCGGCGGAGCGGTGGCCCTGATCGTCGTCATCGTGGTCGCCGCGATGTTCCTGATCAACCCCGGCAGCGAGACCGGCGCGAGCGCTCCCGTCCCGCTGCCCTCGGCGCAGGAGCCGAGCTTCGAGCCGACGCCGGAGACGGCGCCGGAGACGACGCTCCCGCCGTCCGTCCCGGATCCCTCGGACAGCGCTCCCCCGCTGCCCCAGCCGAGGGACGGACGCGTGCAGGACCCCGTAACCGGCCTGTCCTACGAGTTTCCCGACTCACCGTGGCAGGTGCCCGCGAGCGTCGCCCCCGATCCGCTGGGGTTGCGGTGGAACACCGCGGCCGTCGCGGTATCCCATGCCGACTACGACGGCGAGGGCTCCAACTGGCTGGGCAACATCTTCACCGGTGAGCTTCCCCGGGGGTTGCCCTACAGCGGCGTCGACAGCATGCGCACGATCGCGGCGACGCTGCTGCAGACCGTCGAGCCCGTCTACTACAGCCCCGAGCACCTACGGAAGATCACCCAGGACAAGGCCATCAAGGTGAGCGGCAAGGACGCCTGGGTGCTCATGTTCGACCTGGACTTCTCCAAGGAGGCCGAGGCCAACGGCTGGAAGTGGAAGAAGGAGCGAGGCGCCTTCGTGATCGTGGACCGGGGAACGGCCAACCCTCCGGCCCTGGTCTACGTGTCCGTGCCGGACAATCTCGACGCGTCGGTGACCGACCGAGTGGTCAAGTCGCTCAAGCTCTCCTGA
- a CDS encoding HdeD family acid-resistance protein, translating to MEELARTWWVYLIRGLCALLFGLLALIWPGITLYALVVVFGVYAIANGVFELFSSGRGGARSWMVVSGVGSILIGAAVLLWPGITALVLLLLIAAWAVVVGILEIVAAIRLRRVAAGEWTFVVSGALAVLFGVLLFLWPVASAMAVLWLIGVMAILYGISLVAMAFRLRGVGFHRPGTSERPHPV from the coding sequence ATGGAAGAGCTCGCTCGCACCTGGTGGGTGTATCTGATTCGCGGCCTGTGCGCGCTCCTGTTCGGTCTGCTGGCGCTCATCTGGCCGGGGATCACGCTGTACGCCCTGGTCGTGGTCTTCGGCGTGTACGCCATCGCCAACGGCGTCTTCGAGTTGTTCAGCTCGGGCCGGGGAGGAGCGCGGAGCTGGATGGTCGTATCCGGCGTCGGCAGCATCCTGATCGGCGCCGCGGTCCTCCTCTGGCCGGGGATCACCGCGCTCGTTCTGCTGCTCCTCATAGCGGCCTGGGCCGTCGTCGTCGGCATTCTGGAGATCGTGGCGGCGATCAGGCTGCGCAGGGTCGCGGCGGGGGAGTGGACGTTCGTCGTCAGCGGGGCGCTGGCGGTGCTGTTCGGCGTTCTGCTGTTCCTCTGGCCCGTCGCGAGCGCGATGGCCGTCCTCTGGCTCATCGGCGTCATGGCGATCCTGTACGGGATCTCCCTGGTGGCGATGGCGTTCAGGCTGAGGGGGGTCGGCTTTCACCGCCCGGGAACCTCGGAAAGACCTCACCCCGTCTGA
- the lat gene encoding L-lysine 6-transaminase — protein MDVHGCLARHLLVDGYRLVLDLERSRGSRLVDARSGRSYLDFYTCFASAPLGMNPFDDDPDFLAVLGRIAANKPANSDLYTSHLADFIETFTRVLGDPELPHLFFVEGGALAVENALKCAFDWKSRHNEANGRSPELGAKVLHLTRAFHGRSGYTLSLTNTDPVKTDRFPKFDWPRIEVPAIHLGDVEAAEERALAAARAAFERHPHDIACFIAEPIQGEGGDNHMRAEFLLAMERLCHEYDALLIMDEVQTGVGITGTPWAYQQLGIRPDIVAFAKKVQVGGIMAGRRVDLVPDNVFQVSGRINSTWGGGLVDMVRSRRMLEIVERDGLIPRAGELGGALLASLLKVRDRFPELVENVRGRGLMCAFDLPDPAERDLLVSCLRENEGVLVLSCGERSVRLRPALSVTFDELEEGVAAVDRVLESFRDLRLSA, from the coding sequence ATGGACGTACACGGCTGTCTCGCTCGTCATCTGCTCGTCGACGGCTACCGGCTGGTGCTGGACCTTGAACGGAGCCGGGGCTCCCGGCTCGTCGACGCCCGCAGCGGCCGGAGTTATCTGGACTTCTACACCTGCTTCGCCTCGGCGCCGCTGGGCATGAACCCGTTCGACGATGATCCGGACTTCCTGGCCGTGCTCGGACGGATCGCCGCGAACAAGCCCGCCAACTCCGACCTCTACACCAGCCATCTCGCCGACTTCATCGAGACGTTCACGCGTGTCCTCGGTGATCCCGAGCTGCCGCACCTGTTCTTCGTGGAAGGCGGGGCGCTCGCCGTGGAGAACGCGCTGAAGTGCGCCTTCGACTGGAAGAGCCGCCACAACGAGGCGAACGGGCGCTCCCCGGAGCTGGGCGCCAAAGTGCTCCACCTCACCCGCGCCTTCCACGGGCGCAGCGGATACACCCTCTCGCTGACCAACACCGACCCGGTCAAGACCGACCGGTTCCCGAAGTTCGACTGGCCCCGGATCGAGGTGCCCGCGATCCACCTCGGCGACGTCGAGGCGGCCGAGGAGCGGGCACTGGCCGCGGCGCGGGCGGCTTTCGAACGGCACCCGCACGACATCGCCTGCTTCATCGCCGAACCCATCCAGGGCGAGGGCGGGGACAACCACATGCGGGCCGAGTTCCTGCTGGCGATGGAACGGCTCTGCCACGAGTACGACGCGCTTCTGATCATGGATGAGGTGCAGACCGGGGTGGGGATCACCGGCACTCCCTGGGCGTACCAGCAGCTGGGCATCCGTCCAGACATCGTCGCCTTCGCCAAGAAGGTCCAGGTGGGCGGGATCATGGCGGGCCGCAGGGTCGACCTGGTGCCGGACAACGTGTTCCAGGTCAGCGGCAGGATCAACTCGACCTGGGGCGGCGGCCTGGTCGACATGGTCCGCTCCCGGCGGATGCTGGAGATCGTGGAGCGCGACGGCCTGATCCCGCGTGCCGGGGAACTCGGCGGCGCGCTTCTCGCCTCCCTGCTGAAGGTCCGGGACCGTTTCCCCGAGCTGGTCGAGAACGTCCGCGGGCGCGGCCTGATGTGCGCCTTCGACCTGCCGGATCCGGCGGAGCGTGACCTCCTGGTCTCCTGCCTCAGGGAGAACGAGGGGGTGCTCGTCCTGTCGTGTGGCGAGCGGTCGGTCCGGCTCCGCCCGGCGCTCTCGGTCACGTTCGACGAGCTGGAAGAGGGGGTGGCCGCCGTCGACCGGGTCCTGGAGTCCTTCAGGGACCTGCGGCTGTCGGCGTAG
- the trhA gene encoding PAQR family membrane homeostasis protein TrhA translates to MTMTGTERLALPESIKPRLRGWLHAAALPVALVAGFALVALGPTLQARLAAAIYAITSGLLFGVSATYHRGTLSPRLEGVLRRLDHANIYLIIAGTYTPFAMLALDGPARTAVLGVIWTGAIAGVLFRVLWTGAPRWLSTALYIGLGWTAVFVLPQLVEGAGALAVALLFAGGLLYTAGGVVYGLRRPDPSPRWFGFHEVFHAFTVAAYLAQYVAVSLVVYAAR, encoded by the coding sequence ATGACCATGACCGGCACCGAAAGGCTCGCACTTCCGGAGTCCATCAAGCCTCGTCTCCGCGGCTGGCTGCACGCCGCGGCCCTGCCCGTCGCGCTCGTCGCCGGGTTCGCCCTCGTCGCCCTGGGCCCCACCCTGCAGGCGCGGCTCGCCGCCGCGATCTACGCGATCACCTCCGGCCTGCTCTTCGGCGTCTCGGCCACCTACCACCGGGGCACGCTCTCCCCGCGTCTCGAAGGGGTGCTGCGCCGCCTCGACCACGCCAACATCTACCTGATCATCGCGGGCACCTACACCCCGTTCGCGATGCTGGCCCTGGACGGGCCGGCCAGGACGGCGGTGCTCGGGGTGATCTGGACCGGCGCGATCGCCGGGGTGCTGTTCCGGGTGCTGTGGACCGGCGCGCCCCGATGGCTGTCGACCGCGCTCTACATCGGCCTCGGCTGGACGGCCGTCTTCGTGCTCCCCCAGCTGGTGGAGGGCGCGGGAGCGCTCGCGGTGGCGCTGCTTTTCGCGGGAGGGCTGCTCTACACGGCGGGCGGGGTCGTGTACGGCCTGCGCCGCCCCGACCCCTCTCCCCGCTGGTTCGGCTTCCACGAGGTCTTCCACGCCTTCACCGTCGCCGCCTACCTGGCCCAGTACGTCGCGGTGTCCCTGGTGGTGTACGCGGCGAGGTAG
- a CDS encoding spermidine synthase, protein MPGRYPVTFGEVDLLQDLDRSSGWVISKDGVPQSYVDLDDPTYLDFEYVQLMAVVIDLLGEGPLDAVHVGGCACTLPRYVAATRPGSRQIVAEPDGDLVQLVRDQLRLKSVPRLKVRVLDGRTATAGLQDDSADLIVLDAFSGATMPIDLATSEYMGDAARVLRPAGTLLVNVADGKGLAFARRMIATIRGTFPQVALLAEPGVMRGRRFGNLIVAASRVELPFAGLTRRAAGGLTQARCVYGDELVNFVAGARSLNDGDAVVVPVPPPAVFG, encoded by the coding sequence ATGCCGGGCCGTTATCCGGTGACCTTCGGCGAGGTCGACCTCCTCCAGGACCTGGACCGTTCCTCCGGCTGGGTGATCTCCAAGGACGGCGTCCCGCAGTCCTACGTGGATCTGGACGACCCCACCTATCTCGACTTCGAATACGTTCAGCTGATGGCCGTGGTGATCGACCTCCTGGGTGAGGGCCCGCTGGACGCCGTGCACGTGGGGGGCTGCGCCTGCACCCTGCCCCGCTACGTCGCGGCGACCCGCCCCGGATCCCGGCAGATCGTCGCCGAGCCGGACGGGGACCTCGTCCAGCTCGTCAGGGATCAGCTGCGGCTCAAGTCGGTGCCCCGGCTCAAGGTCAGGGTCCTCGACGGCCGTACGGCCACCGCCGGGCTCCAGGACGACTCGGCCGACCTGATCGTGCTGGACGCCTTCAGCGGCGCCACGATGCCGATCGACCTGGCCACCTCCGAATACATGGGCGACGCCGCCCGGGTCCTGCGCCCGGCCGGCACCCTGCTGGTCAACGTCGCGGACGGCAAGGGCCTGGCCTTCGCCCGCCGGATGATCGCCACCATCCGGGGCACCTTTCCCCAGGTGGCTCTGCTCGCCGAGCCCGGCGTCATGCGGGGACGCCGCTTCGGCAATCTCATCGTCGCCGCGTCCCGCGTCGAACTCCCCTTCGCCGGCCTGACCCGGAGGGCCGCGGGCGGCCTCACCCAGGCCCGGTGCGTGTACGGCGACGAGCTCGTCAACTTCGTCGCCGGGGCCCGGTCGCTGAACGACGGCGACGCCGTGGTCGTCCCCGTCCCGCCGCCGGCCGTCTTCGGCTGA
- a CDS encoding sensor histidine kinase codes for MTFPAPVRVLAASMAVVAAAGMVVGEILVVGLPLPISEWLFVAACMPLPAVGWLIAVRRSDNVYGWLLLASADCLGLSILGVGLMARNGADQGLVSILGASLTSLSTVFYGLTWVFVPLLFPDGRLPSRGWRVGVWIAVTSIAAHWLGVLLFPDEIWAGAPSGGNPLGLDGTAGLLAAAVGGTGQVVTYLVGLSVLVSLIRRWWRSTSIERRRLRWMVAGSGVTLVGFALTLLMAGESQAASWVGVMVAMATLPAVIVVAVFRHNLLDVRVGIRGSRFFLIFDLRPTVDELLTELGPGLEEAEPVEQLGRLAGAVRAGLETRWAAVTLADGTRVVAGREEGEAVLTVPAGLGHIECGPKVAGRLTSEDRRLLAALAVPIGLAIQNAGLVARLVNAQEAERRRIERNIHDGAQQQLVALIAGLELARATGGGADSLTLLREQARQTLNDLRELAAGIHPSVLSQGGLVEAVEERCSGLPVATKVAADPALRARRFPDEVEGALYFTVSEAIANALKHASASRIEVRLTQSTGRLDAVVLDDGKGFDLDATGRRGLGALADRMTALGGGLDVSGGPGEGTRVRAWVPVPG; via the coding sequence ATGACCTTCCCCGCTCCGGTCCGCGTGCTCGCCGCCTCGATGGCCGTGGTGGCGGCGGCGGGGATGGTCGTGGGTGAAATACTGGTCGTTGGTCTGCCCCTGCCGATCAGCGAGTGGTTGTTCGTCGCGGCGTGCATGCCCCTGCCGGCCGTGGGCTGGCTCATCGCGGTCAGGCGGTCCGACAACGTCTACGGCTGGCTGCTGCTGGCCTCCGCCGACTGCCTGGGCCTCAGCATCCTCGGGGTGGGTCTCATGGCGAGGAACGGCGCCGATCAGGGACTCGTATCGATCCTCGGAGCCTCGCTGACGTCGCTGAGCACGGTTTTCTACGGCCTGACCTGGGTTTTCGTCCCCCTGCTGTTCCCCGACGGGCGCCTGCCCTCGCGGGGCTGGCGCGTGGGCGTCTGGATCGCCGTGACGTCGATCGCCGCCCACTGGCTGGGCGTGCTCCTGTTCCCGGACGAGATCTGGGCCGGTGCCCCCTCCGGCGGCAACCCGCTGGGACTCGATGGGACGGCCGGTCTGCTCGCGGCGGCCGTGGGCGGGACGGGACAGGTGGTCACCTACCTGGTGGGGCTGTCGGTGCTCGTCTCCCTGATCCGCCGCTGGTGGCGCAGCACCTCCATCGAGCGCCGCCGGCTCCGCTGGATGGTCGCCGGTTCCGGAGTCACCCTGGTGGGATTCGCGCTGACGCTGCTGATGGCGGGGGAGAGCCAGGCGGCGAGCTGGGTCGGCGTCATGGTCGCCATGGCCACGCTGCCCGCCGTGATCGTGGTGGCCGTGTTCCGGCACAACCTGCTCGACGTCCGGGTGGGAATCCGGGGTTCGCGATTTTTCCTGATCTTCGACCTTCGCCCGACGGTGGACGAGCTCCTGACGGAGCTCGGCCCGGGGCTGGAGGAGGCCGAGCCGGTGGAGCAGCTGGGCAGGCTGGCGGGAGCCGTACGGGCGGGGCTGGAGACGCGGTGGGCGGCCGTCACGCTCGCGGACGGCACGCGGGTGGTGGCGGGGCGGGAGGAGGGAGAGGCCGTGCTCACCGTTCCGGCGGGGCTGGGGCACATCGAGTGCGGTCCCAAGGTCGCGGGGCGCCTCACCTCCGAGGACCGGAGGCTGCTCGCCGCGCTGGCGGTGCCGATCGGGCTGGCGATCCAGAACGCGGGGCTGGTGGCCCGGCTGGTCAACGCGCAGGAGGCCGAGCGCCGGCGGATCGAGCGCAACATCCACGACGGGGCGCAGCAGCAGCTCGTCGCGCTGATCGCCGGGCTGGAGCTGGCCCGCGCGACCGGCGGCGGGGCCGACAGCCTGACGCTCCTGCGCGAGCAGGCCCGCCAGACCCTCAACGACCTGCGGGAGCTGGCGGCCGGGATCCACCCGTCGGTGCTCAGCCAGGGTGGCCTGGTGGAGGCGGTCGAGGAACGTTGCTCGGGCCTGCCGGTGGCCACGAAGGTGGCCGCCGACCCGGCCCTGCGCGCACGGCGCTTCCCCGACGAGGTGGAGGGGGCGCTGTACTTCACGGTGAGCGAGGCGATCGCCAACGCGCTCAAGCACGCCTCGGCCTCCCGGATCGAGGTACGGCTGACGCAGTCCACCGGCCGGCTCGACGCCGTCGTCCTGGACGACGGAAAGGGCTTCGACCTGGACGCGACCGGCCGCCGGGGACTGGGCGCGCTGGCCGACCGGATGACCGCCCTCGGCGGCGGGCTGGACGTGTCGGGCGGACCCGGCGAGGGCACGCGGGTGCGCGCCTGGGTGCCCGTGCCCGGCTGA
- a CDS encoding M20 metallopeptidase family protein, whose protein sequence is MSLHESAIDMRDELIRLRHALHQEPELGLDLPRTQEKVLTALSGLPLEVRLGEGLSSITAVLRGSQPGPTVLLRGDMDALPVSERSGAAVTSQVAGRMHACGHDLHTTMLTGAAHLLAARRDRLAGNVLFMFQPGEEGQGGAKIMIDEGVLDATGERPVAAYALHVISSVIPQGTFVTKGGPMMAAADKFVVTVRGAGGHGSSPHRAKDPIPAACEMVTALQTMVTRGFDVFDPVVVTVGSFHAGTADNIIPEEARFETTIRSFSADAHARIQERVVTLVKGIAAAHGLEVDADYEVNYPVTVNNHTEADFVGSTVREVYGEHRFLPAPQPFTGSEDFSFVCDEVPSAFVALGACPTGADPGKTAYNHAPEALFDNAVLPDGAALYAELAMRRLGLAAS, encoded by the coding sequence GTGTCCCTTCACGAGTCCGCCATCGACATGCGGGACGAACTCATCCGTCTCCGCCACGCCCTGCACCAGGAGCCCGAACTGGGCCTCGACCTCCCGCGCACCCAGGAGAAGGTGCTGACGGCGCTCTCGGGGCTCCCCCTGGAGGTACGACTCGGCGAAGGTCTGAGCTCGATCACCGCGGTGCTTCGGGGCTCCCAGCCGGGTCCGACCGTGCTGCTCCGGGGCGACATGGACGCCCTGCCCGTCTCCGAGCGCAGCGGCGCGGCCGTCACCTCGCAGGTGGCCGGACGGATGCACGCCTGCGGCCACGACCTGCACACCACCATGCTGACCGGGGCGGCGCACCTGCTGGCGGCCAGGCGTGACCGGCTCGCCGGGAACGTGCTCTTCATGTTCCAGCCGGGCGAGGAGGGCCAGGGCGGCGCGAAGATCATGATCGACGAGGGTGTGCTGGACGCGACGGGCGAGCGCCCGGTCGCCGCCTACGCCCTGCACGTGATCAGCTCGGTGATCCCCCAGGGGACGTTCGTCACCAAGGGCGGGCCGATGATGGCCGCCGCCGACAAGTTCGTCGTGACCGTGCGCGGCGCGGGCGGCCACGGCTCGTCGCCGCACCGCGCCAAGGACCCGATCCCCGCCGCCTGCGAGATGGTCACCGCGCTGCAGACCATGGTGACGCGGGGGTTCGACGTGTTCGACCCGGTGGTCGTCACCGTCGGGAGCTTCCACGCGGGCACCGCCGACAACATCATCCCGGAGGAGGCCCGGTTCGAGACGACGATCCGGTCGTTCTCCGCCGACGCGCACGCGCGGATCCAGGAGCGGGTGGTGACCCTGGTGAAGGGCATCGCGGCGGCCCACGGGCTGGAGGTGGACGCCGACTACGAGGTGAACTACCCGGTCACGGTCAACAACCACACCGAGGCCGACTTCGTGGGCTCGACCGTCCGCGAGGTGTACGGCGAGCACCGGTTCCTCCCGGCTCCCCAGCCGTTCACCGGCTCGGAGGACTTCTCCTTCGTCTGTGACGAGGTGCCGTCGGCGTTCGTGGCGCTCGGCGCGTGCCCGACGGGCGCCGATCCGGGCAAGACCGCCTACAACCACGCCCCGGAGGCGTTGTTCGACAACGCGGTCCTCCCCGACGGCGCCGCGCTCTACGCGGAGCTCGCGATGCGCCGTCTCGGGCTCGCGGCGAGCTGA
- a CDS encoding serine/threonine-protein kinase has protein sequence MHGTASGWRVPGYTEIRELGAGAGGSVVMARHDDDGVMVAIKYLSDELRNDVGFVARFRREARVLHALDSPHSVRLYDYIETGEGAAIVMELVDGVVLRALLRSEGPTGPEAALVVLKGSLLGLATAHAAGVVHRDFKPENVMVDAGGTSKLVDFGIAVRSGDDDAPAGTPPYMAPEQWSGGPAGPSTDVYAATVVFFECLTGTRPFRATNTAALARQHQVAPPPVEEVPPPLRGLVERGLAKDPADRPPSAAAFLTELEAVAADAYGPEWQERGRRRLAGIALLLASLFPQGAPAPGSASTSLAQTDLGEGGGRGWNRSRNRNRGRSQNGGTSLAGKLGVKVLVGLGCVATISGMTAVLVNAGSTTDLRTRGTATTQEPSPSEPAETIVPAEDAGEPTEEPTEEPTGETPEPAATASTPAPTPPPAPPTGDPLPKPEPSVKPTRRPPVEPTAVPTRKPRTTPSPTPSAGSSTIGVPDFPTPARPSARPPRTTPTPPPTTPPPPPPSPTGRPSTPPSNPPPVDPSVPTPPVEENPPGKEDPPRLTVSLTVGTTPVLRLSIGR, from the coding sequence ATGCACGGTACGGCGTCAGGATGGCGAGTCCCCGGATACACCGAGATCCGCGAGTTGGGCGCAGGTGCCGGCGGCTCCGTCGTGATGGCGCGGCACGACGACGACGGCGTCATGGTGGCGATCAAGTATCTGTCCGACGAGCTCCGGAACGACGTCGGTTTCGTGGCGCGTTTCCGGCGCGAGGCACGGGTGCTCCACGCTCTGGACAGCCCCCACTCCGTCCGGCTGTACGACTACATCGAAACCGGCGAGGGCGCGGCCATCGTCATGGAGCTGGTGGACGGGGTCGTCCTGCGCGCGCTCCTGCGCTCCGAGGGGCCGACCGGCCCGGAGGCCGCGCTGGTCGTGCTCAAGGGCTCCCTGCTGGGGCTGGCCACCGCGCACGCGGCCGGCGTCGTGCACCGCGACTTCAAGCCGGAGAACGTGATGGTCGACGCCGGCGGGACGAGCAAGCTCGTCGACTTCGGCATCGCGGTCCGTTCCGGCGACGACGACGCCCCGGCCGGCACGCCGCCTTACATGGCGCCCGAGCAGTGGAGCGGAGGCCCCGCCGGGCCCTCCACCGACGTCTACGCCGCCACCGTCGTGTTCTTCGAGTGCCTGACCGGCACCCGGCCCTTCCGCGCCACGAACACCGCAGCGCTGGCCCGGCAGCACCAGGTCGCGCCACCGCCCGTCGAGGAGGTGCCGCCGCCCCTGCGGGGGCTGGTGGAGCGGGGCCTGGCCAAGGATCCGGCCGACCGTCCGCCGTCCGCCGCCGCCTTCCTCACCGAGCTGGAGGCCGTCGCCGCCGACGCCTACGGACCGGAGTGGCAGGAGCGCGGCCGTCGGCGCCTGGCGGGGATCGCCCTGCTCCTGGCCTCGCTGTTCCCGCAGGGCGCACCGGCCCCCGGGAGCGCCAGCACCTCTCTGGCCCAGACGGATCTCGGCGAGGGCGGGGGCCGGGGCTGGAACCGTAGCCGGAACCGAAACCGGGGGCGGAGCCAGAACGGGGGAACGTCCCTGGCCGGCAAGCTGGGGGTCAAGGTCCTCGTCGGCCTCGGGTGTGTCGCGACGATCAGCGGCATGACCGCGGTGCTGGTCAACGCCGGCAGCACGACCGACCTCCGGACGAGGGGCACGGCCACCACGCAGGAGCCGAGCCCCTCGGAGCCGGCGGAGACGATCGTCCCGGCCGAGGACGCCGGTGAGCCCACCGAGGAGCCCACAGAGGAGCCGACCGGGGAGACACCCGAGCCGGCGGCCACCGCGAGCACCCCCGCGCCCACCCCTCCTCCCGCGCCCCCCACCGGCGATCCCCTCCCGAAGCCCGAGCCGTCGGTGAAACCCACCAGGAGGCCGCCGGTCGAACCGACCGCCGTACCGACGAGGAAGCCCCGCACGACGCCTTCGCCGACCCCCTCCGCCGGCAGCTCCACCATCGGCGTTCCGGACTTCCCCACGCCCGCCCGGCCGTCGGCTCGGCCGCCGCGGACCACTCCCACCCCGCCACCGACGACACCGCCGCCACCGCCGCCGTCCCCGACGGGAAGACCTTCCACACCGCCCTCCAACCCGCCGCCCGTCGATCCGTCCGTTCCCACGCCCCCGGTCGAGGAGAACCCTCCCGGCAAGGAGGACCCGCCGAGACTGACCGTCTCTCTCACCGTCGGGACGACCCCCGTACTCCGGTTGTCGATCGGGAGATGA